The Flavobacterium faecale genome has a segment encoding these proteins:
- a CDS encoding phosphotransferase codes for MFVLDANNPADLTVCLTNLGWLGTDEEITSLTIPGAGNMNYVLRVKTNQRSFILKQARGYVEKYPQVAAPAERVLTEAAFYDKIKENDFLQHFMPEKLGVDVANKLVAIEDLGPANDCTVLYQDGEELSVASLEKLVSYLSTLHQAFSKARVDDELANEEMRVLNHEHIFKYPFMEENGFDLNTIQDGLQDLAVVYKKSNALRQRVEVLGGLYLSKGKYLLHGDFYPGSWLQTEKGIKVIDPEFCFFGPREFDLAVFIAHLHLSGQSQTLIAKVAENYEGFDQLNIAILNGFVGTEIMRRLIGLAQLPLEMSLSKKKMLLDMAYELILNE; via the coding sequence ATGTTTGTATTGGATGCAAATAATCCAGCGGATTTGACAGTTTGTTTGACAAATTTAGGATGGTTAGGAACGGATGAAGAGATTACTAGTTTGACCATTCCGGGTGCGGGGAATATGAATTATGTTTTGCGAGTAAAAACAAACCAACGTAGTTTTATTCTCAAGCAGGCGCGTGGGTATGTAGAGAAGTATCCGCAGGTGGCTGCTCCGGCAGAGCGCGTACTAACAGAGGCTGCTTTTTATGATAAAATAAAAGAAAATGACTTTTTGCAACACTTTATGCCCGAGAAATTGGGCGTAGATGTTGCCAATAAACTGGTTGCTATCGAAGATTTGGGACCGGCGAATGATTGTACGGTTTTGTATCAAGATGGCGAAGAATTGTCTGTTGCTTCCTTGGAAAAACTAGTATCGTATTTGAGTACTTTGCATCAAGCTTTTTCCAAAGCTAGGGTGGATGACGAATTGGCAAATGAAGAAATGAGGGTACTGAACCACGAACATATATTTAAGTATCCGTTTATGGAAGAGAACGGTTTTGACTTGAATACAATACAAGATGGTTTGCAGGATTTGGCAGTAGTCTACAAAAAAAGTAATGCTTTAAGACAAAGGGTCGAAGTATTGGGTGGCTTATATTTATCGAAAGGGAAGTATTTGTTGCATGGTGATTTTTATCCTGGGAGTTGGTTGCAAACTGAAAAAGGAATCAAAGTAATCGATCCTGAATTTTGCTTTTTTGGACCAAGAGAGTTTGATTTGGCTGTTTTTATAGCACATTTACATTTGTCGGGGCAAAGCCAGACATTAATTGCTAAGGTGGCTGAGAATTATGAAGGTTTTGACCAATTGAACATTGCCATTTTGAATGGTTTTGTTGGAACTGAAATTATGCGACGATTGATTGGGTTGGCACAATTGCCACTTGAAATGTCCTTGAGTAAAAAGAAAATGTTGTTGGATATGGCTTACGAATTAATTTTAAACGAATAA
- a CDS encoding nucleoside hydrolase yields MKYIFYVGLLVWGSLAQAQTKVWFDTDLMIGMPDASGPREVDDAFTLIMALKQPQIEIVGISSITYVDYSYDVIYKLLQWHNKGKAIPVYKGSPKADDLGVENDGTRALYEALKKEKLTILALGPMTNIATLIKNHPDIIPQIEKISICAARTPDLPFNPGHGKLNVFDYNYELDYKSMDVVLESSIPLVFAGYEPSSYTFIGNIDLASLDQKEEADKWLFDIVQPWMEKNEKFFGIRGFIPFDCSTLGVITHPEYFTYYKDIPIKVTYKKNDALKVQPKVPFKNFLEVSYEFKTKKKVDYARRALLGFEEKILETLSVKK; encoded by the coding sequence ATGAAGTATATATTTTATGTAGGATTGTTGGTGTGGGGAAGTCTAGCGCAAGCACAAACAAAGGTGTGGTTTGATACTGATTTGATGATTGGGATGCCCGATGCATCAGGACCTCGAGAAGTTGATGATGCTTTCACATTGATTATGGCGTTGAAACAACCACAAATCGAAATAGTCGGAATCAGTTCTATCACTTATGTGGACTATAGCTACGATGTAATTTATAAATTGTTGCAGTGGCACAACAAAGGAAAGGCGATTCCAGTTTACAAAGGATCACCAAAAGCAGATGATTTGGGTGTTGAAAATGATGGAACTCGTGCCTTGTACGAAGCATTGAAGAAAGAAAAATTGACCATTTTGGCTTTGGGACCAATGACCAACATTGCAACATTGATAAAAAATCATCCGGATATTATTCCGCAAATCGAAAAAATTAGTATTTGCGCAGCTCGTACTCCTGATTTGCCTTTCAATCCAGGTCATGGTAAATTGAATGTATTTGATTATAATTATGAGCTCGATTACAAATCTATGGATGTGGTTTTAGAATCATCTATTCCGCTAGTTTTTGCAGGCTATGAACCCAGTTCGTACACTTTTATTGGGAATATAGATTTGGCTAGTTTGGATCAAAAGGAAGAAGCTGATAAATGGTTGTTTGATATTGTACAACCATGGATGGAGAAGAACGAGAAGTTTTTTGGAATACGAGGATTTATTCCGTTTGACTGCTCTACATTGGGCGTGATCACACACCCGGAATATTTTACGTACTACAAAGACATTCCGATTAAGGTCACTTATAAAAAGAATGATGCATTGAAAGTACAACCGAAGGTTCCTTTTAAAAACTTCTTAGAAGTTTCGTATGAATTCAAAACAAAAAAGAAAGTAGACTATGCACGACGTGCCTTACTTGGTTTTGAAGAGAAAATTCTAGAGACATTAAGCGTTAAGAAATAA
- a CDS encoding efflux RND transporter periplasmic adaptor subunit — translation MKKLSMIVSACALMGLISCKEQKEEKKEEVKFLVTNPVKKDTTITKEYVCNINSIQHIELRALEKGYLQEILVGEGQAVKKGQLLFRIMPNIYKAELGKSKAEADFAAIEYQNTKKLADGNVVSKNELAMAKAKLDKAKAEMQLNQVHLNFTEIRAPFDGIIDRFHVRVGSLLDEGDLLTELSDNSKMWVYYNVPEAEYLDYMDKAHSSKTNVNLLMANNQIFDQTGVVETIEANFNNETGNIPFRATFPNPKRLLRHGETGTIEMSMPFKNAILIPQKATFEVLEKKYVYIIDKENKIRSREITLAGELQHVFIVKSGLATTDKILLEGIRLVKENEKIEYKLEKGTSVLSHLELYAE, via the coding sequence ATGAAGAAATTATCTATGATCGTAAGCGCATGCGCTTTGATGGGTCTCATCAGTTGTAAAGAACAAAAAGAAGAGAAAAAAGAAGAAGTTAAGTTCCTGGTTACCAATCCAGTAAAAAAAGACACTACAATTACCAAAGAGTATGTTTGTAATATCAACTCGATTCAGCATATCGAATTGAGAGCTCTAGAAAAAGGATATTTACAAGAAATTTTGGTAGGAGAAGGGCAAGCGGTTAAAAAAGGACAATTGTTGTTCAGAATCATGCCAAATATCTACAAAGCAGAACTTGGCAAATCAAAAGCAGAAGCAGATTTTGCTGCTATTGAATACCAAAACACAAAAAAATTAGCAGACGGAAACGTAGTGTCTAAAAATGAATTGGCAATGGCAAAAGCTAAATTAGATAAGGCCAAAGCTGAAATGCAACTGAATCAAGTGCATTTGAACTTCACAGAAATTAGAGCACCGTTTGACGGAATCATTGACCGCTTTCACGTGAGAGTGGGTAGTTTGCTAGATGAAGGTGATTTACTTACAGAACTATCTGATAACAGCAAAATGTGGGTTTATTACAATGTACCAGAGGCTGAGTACCTTGATTATATGGACAAAGCACACAGCAGTAAAACTAACGTTAACTTATTGATGGCCAACAATCAAATTTTTGACCAAACGGGAGTGGTAGAAACTATTGAAGCTAACTTTAATAATGAAACTGGTAACATTCCATTTAGAGCCACTTTTCCTAATCCAAAACGTTTATTAAGACATGGAGAAACAGGAACAATCGAAATGAGTATGCCTTTCAAAAATGCTATTTTGATTCCGCAAAAAGCCACTTTTGAGGTTTTGGAGAAAAAATATGTGTACATAATCGATAAAGAAAATAAAATTAGATCTAGAGAAATCACACTTGCAGGTGAATTACAACATGTATTCATTGTAAAAAGTGGATTGGCTACTACAGATAAAATTTTGTTAGAAGGAATTCGTTTGGTTAAAGAAAACGAAAAAATCGAATACAAATTAGAAAAAGGAACGTCTGTTTTATCTCATTTAGAGCTTTACGCAGAATAA
- a CDS encoding TonB-dependent siderophore receptor, producing the protein MKSLFLLSTLTLISLKLQAQEVAYHSAPTAKYDYYTIDHDTIRNKKGEILREVTVTTNKTPKPVSAARSGIKIMDLPQSVQVIGSEIIAQQQAIRLSDVIKNANGVYVGSARGGAQESLWSRGYDMSANNMLKNGFRYNAGSIPEVSSLERVEFLKGSAALLFGNVAPGGILNMVTKTPQFTKGGEINFQAGSYDFYKPTVDFYGPLNKSIAYRFTGSYEKSASFRDVVKNERIYYNPSLLFNISDQTQITVQGDYLSADWTPDFGTGIIGKEILDLPRSNYYGALWSTGNTKSSSISALVNHDFNKNWKLNFNTSYQNYDRRSKSTAQMYGLETYANRGDWNRPLTQSNNKERIFGDQLSLQGTFNTGTIKHQIFTGIDYEKSLAIAYTYAFFDAAGNTKSTEDTAINLFNYDLSAESTVAPFDSRATQIVNTDSQRFGAYFQDLISLTDKFKVLAGIRWSWIESEASTYKETLVNKFQTVAPENNTPTVAPKRLDNAFSPKVGLVYQPTRDITIFSSYSNSFTPNTSGTTVDLQPVKPSIIDQYEAGIKTDFWRGILSTNVTVYQISNNNLVQTAQFKADGSANTDTSLKVLSGQTKSKGIEIDITARPFEGFNINAGYSYNDMRFVKTPVAVGNSIEGDRVARTPANTANLSFFYKIPSGALKGISVGAIGNYIGNRIAGWNNRYIEDTANPGTLLIQDREVPVDGYATVDFSIGYSWSKLSLLCKLSNITNELNYTVHENYSANPIAPRQVMASLKYSL; encoded by the coding sequence ATGAAGAGCTTATTTTTACTTTCGACCTTAACACTTATTAGCCTAAAATTGCAAGCACAAGAGGTGGCATACCATAGCGCACCCACTGCAAAATATGATTATTATACTATTGATCATGATACCATAAGAAACAAAAAAGGAGAGATATTGCGTGAAGTTACCGTAACAACCAACAAAACACCAAAACCAGTATCTGCAGCACGTTCAGGAATCAAAATCATGGATCTTCCGCAAAGTGTGCAGGTAATTGGTAGCGAAATCATAGCACAACAACAAGCTATCAGGTTAAGCGATGTTATCAAAAACGCAAATGGTGTATATGTTGGATCTGCTCGAGGGGGTGCACAAGAATCACTGTGGTCTAGAGGTTATGATATGTCTGCCAATAATATGTTGAAAAACGGTTTTAGATACAATGCAGGATCAATTCCCGAAGTATCTTCACTTGAACGTGTTGAATTTTTAAAAGGGAGCGCTGCACTACTTTTTGGAAATGTAGCTCCCGGCGGAATACTGAACATGGTTACCAAAACACCGCAGTTTACAAAAGGAGGCGAAATCAACTTCCAAGCTGGGAGTTATGACTTTTACAAACCCACTGTTGATTTTTATGGTCCTTTGAATAAATCTATTGCCTACCGTTTTACAGGATCTTATGAGAAATCAGCTAGTTTCAGAGATGTTGTTAAAAATGAACGCATCTATTACAACCCTTCACTTTTATTCAATATTAGTGATCAAACTCAAATTACGGTTCAAGGTGATTATCTAAGCGCTGACTGGACTCCCGATTTTGGAACAGGAATTATTGGTAAAGAAATTTTGGATCTACCTAGATCTAATTATTACGGTGCATTATGGTCTACAGGAAATACAAAATCGTCTAGCATTTCTGCTTTGGTAAATCATGATTTTAATAAAAACTGGAAACTTAATTTTAATACTTCGTATCAAAATTATGACCGCCGCTCTAAATCTACCGCACAAATGTATGGTCTTGAAACCTATGCCAATAGAGGTGATTGGAACAGACCGTTAACACAAAGTAACAACAAAGAACGCATTTTTGGTGATCAATTGAGTCTTCAGGGTACCTTCAACACGGGTACTATTAAACATCAAATTTTCACCGGAATCGATTACGAAAAATCCTTGGCTATTGCCTACACCTATGCTTTCTTTGATGCTGCAGGAAATACAAAATCGACTGAAGATACAGCAATCAATTTGTTCAATTATGATCTAAGTGCAGAAAGTACTGTGGCTCCATTTGACTCCAGAGCTACTCAAATAGTAAATACTGACTCACAACGTTTTGGTGCCTACTTTCAAGATCTGATATCGCTTACCGATAAATTCAAAGTACTAGCAGGTATTCGTTGGTCATGGATTGAGTCAGAAGCATCTACTTACAAGGAAACGCTTGTCAACAAGTTTCAAACGGTAGCACCAGAAAATAATACTCCAACTGTTGCTCCAAAACGTTTGGATAATGCTTTCTCACCAAAAGTTGGGCTTGTATACCAACCAACAAGAGATATCACTATCTTCTCAAGCTACTCCAACTCTTTTACACCAAATACGTCGGGTACAACAGTAGATTTACAACCTGTAAAACCTTCGATCATTGATCAATATGAGGCCGGAATCAAAACAGATTTCTGGAGAGGAATTCTAAGTACTAATGTTACCGTTTATCAAATTTCGAACAATAATTTAGTTCAAACTGCTCAATTCAAAGCTGATGGGTCTGCCAACACCGATACATCTTTAAAAGTTTTAAGCGGACAAACAAAAAGTAAAGGAATTGAAATTGACATCACCGCCAGACCTTTTGAAGGTTTCAATATCAATGCAGGATACAGTTACAACGATATGCGCTTTGTAAAAACACCAGTTGCTGTTGGTAATTCAATCGAAGGAGATCGCGTTGCTAGAACTCCTGCCAATACGGCCAACCTAAGCTTTTTCTACAAAATACCTTCTGGAGCATTAAAAGGAATATCTGTTGGTGCTATTGGTAATTATATCGGGAATCGCATTGCTGGTTGGAACAACCGTTATATTGAGGACACCGCAAATCCTGGAACGTTACTTATTCAAGATAGAGAAGTTCCTGTCGATGGTTATGCAACCGTAGACTTTTCAATTGGTTACTCTTGGAGTAAACTTTCTCTTCTGTGCAAATTATCGAACATCACGAACGAACTCAATTATACCGTTCATGAAAATTATAGCGCAAACCCAATTGCTCCTAGACAAGTAATGGCTAGTCTAAAATATAGTTTATAA
- a CDS encoding TonB-dependent receptor, giving the protein MKQFFIWAMLCVSTLAMAQQDLTVEIIDNDDQKPVANITIKLANSARNTTNLQTTNAQGKVIFKGIAALDDYQVVFAGNLMYAPTSSQMISVRSNESPTINFILQKTSGQQLNEIVIATGSGSKINRRDAEVSFELKAAELQEIPVEGRDVTRVLYRLPNVSQATGFYAEAANVSINGASSGFTSYLIDGLDNNERFLGGQKFAIPSGFVKDITVLTNNFSAEYGLTGSGIVNITPKSGSNKSTGEVFYITRPGPSIDGKSSFAQRDLSGNQVKNGFARYQWGAGAGGAIVKDKTFYYINFEHTTDVKDNLLNVPALGVAESVRGTNQFNYFSTKIDQIWNSNFNSSLRANVGVVDIERQGGGLDGGSTFASAGNSQQRNSILLALKNSYKLGDFSGETNVQYSRFRWNYAKPFNPNTSQVTVLGINDETLGVIGNPGYVFDAIENTVQLQQKVKYYTEKHTIKSGLNFIRGSHVLFGGGNPVGNYRVKLTQTQIDQIKNSGVGGALNVNDIPADAQVLNYNVELRPTSFGKNQDIYSAYIEDLWSVTDRLNLTVGLRYDYDNLSKGGSDRGDFNNLAPRFNFNYKLNNNSSLRGGYGISYDKINYAVYSDALQQNSTSASYKVELQELKRLGILPANTNIDAITFNGNLNATVNNVTYLNGPLATDLQGQRETVFSNERRILNPNGYKNSYSNEFALGYQLQLSDDRLFYVDLVHNRGENLTRLRNLNAAAEYPIDPNNVVIRTVAQADASRPIPIVNGSATINGQTYTGIVRSVIVSENEGKSRYYAMSLNYQKKRGTDDYSYRLNYTLSSSKNDTDGINFRASDGNNYANEWGPSVNDRTHNINGIYNYYPFKGTTVTFAGLLQSGQPINRIPLGFGTTDLNGDGASFADAYTGNSDRFPGESRNSDRLPWNTTFDLGLQHQFAVGGDRKIEVRADIFNLLNAENLSGYSNNATQSNQIQGGSSASGLFTQRNASPPRQFQFGVRYLF; this is encoded by the coding sequence ATGAAACAATTTTTCATCTGGGCTATGCTTTGCGTTTCGACCTTAGCCATGGCGCAACAAGATTTAACGGTCGAAATTATCGATAACGACGACCAGAAACCAGTAGCAAATATCACCATTAAATTGGCCAATAGCGCCAGAAATACAACCAATTTACAAACTACAAATGCGCAGGGAAAAGTCATTTTTAAAGGAATTGCAGCACTAGATGACTACCAAGTTGTTTTTGCGGGTAACCTTATGTATGCACCTACAAGCTCGCAAATGATTAGCGTGCGCTCGAACGAGAGCCCAACTATAAATTTTATTTTGCAAAAAACTAGTGGTCAACAATTGAACGAAATTGTAATCGCTACGGGATCAGGATCAAAAATAAACCGAAGAGATGCCGAAGTATCTTTCGAATTGAAAGCGGCAGAACTGCAGGAAATTCCAGTAGAAGGAAGAGATGTTACCAGAGTACTCTACCGTTTGCCAAATGTATCTCAAGCAACAGGATTTTATGCTGAAGCAGCAAATGTGAGTATTAACGGCGCAAGTTCGGGATTCACATCTTATTTGATTGATGGTTTGGATAATAACGAACGCTTTTTGGGTGGTCAAAAATTTGCTATTCCGTCAGGATTTGTAAAAGATATTACTGTTTTGACCAACAACTTTTCTGCAGAGTACGGTTTGACCGGGAGTGGTATTGTGAATATTACACCAAAATCAGGTTCTAATAAAAGTACAGGAGAAGTTTTTTACATTACTAGGCCCGGACCAAGCATCGACGGAAAATCTAGCTTTGCCCAAAGAGATTTATCAGGTAATCAAGTTAAAAATGGTTTTGCACGGTATCAATGGGGAGCAGGAGCAGGAGGTGCTATCGTCAAAGACAAAACGTTTTATTATATCAATTTTGAACACACAACAGATGTAAAAGACAATTTGTTGAATGTACCCGCTTTGGGCGTAGCAGAATCGGTGCGTGGTACCAATCAATTTAATTATTTTTCGACCAAAATTGATCAAATTTGGAACTCAAATTTCAACTCGTCTTTACGTGCGAATGTAGGTGTTGTGGATATTGAGCGCCAAGGAGGTGGTTTGGACGGAGGTTCTACATTTGCTTCTGCAGGAAATTCACAGCAACGTAATAGTATTTTATTGGCTTTGAAGAACAGTTACAAATTAGGTGACTTTTCTGGAGAGACCAATGTGCAGTACAGCCGCTTTAGATGGAATTATGCTAAGCCATTCAATCCAAATACATCGCAGGTTACTGTTTTGGGAATAAATGATGAAACGCTAGGTGTAATTGGGAATCCAGGTTATGTTTTTGATGCCATCGAAAACACAGTGCAGTTACAACAAAAAGTAAAATATTACACAGAGAAACACACTATCAAATCGGGATTAAACTTTATACGAGGGAGTCATGTTTTGTTTGGTGGAGGAAATCCAGTAGGGAATTACAGAGTGAAGTTGACTCAGACGCAAATTGATCAAATAAAAAACAGTGGAGTAGGTGGTGCTTTGAATGTAAACGATATCCCGGCAGATGCACAGGTATTAAATTATAATGTAGAATTGAGACCTACGTCATTTGGTAAAAACCAAGATATATATTCGGCCTATATTGAAGATTTATGGTCTGTAACCGATCGATTAAACTTGACCGTAGGTTTGCGTTATGACTATGATAATTTGTCAAAAGGAGGAAGCGATAGAGGAGATTTTAATAACCTTGCGCCACGATTTAATTTTAACTACAAACTGAATAATAATAGTAGTTTGCGTGGAGGTTATGGTATCTCTTATGACAAAATTAATTATGCTGTTTACAGTGATGCATTACAGCAAAACTCGACCTCGGCAAGCTATAAGGTAGAGTTGCAAGAACTTAAGCGTTTGGGGATTTTACCTGCTAATACCAATATTGATGCGATTACCTTCAACGGTAATTTGAATGCGACCGTAAATAATGTAACGTATTTAAATGGTCCATTGGCTACAGATTTGCAAGGGCAAAGAGAAACTGTTTTTTCGAATGAAAGACGTATTTTGAATCCGAATGGGTATAAGAATTCCTATTCGAATGAATTTGCATTGGGGTACCAATTACAATTATCAGATGATCGATTGTTTTATGTGGATCTAGTACACAACAGAGGAGAGAATTTAACCCGTTTGCGTAATCTAAATGCTGCAGCAGAATATCCTATTGACCCAAATAATGTAGTCATTCGAACTGTAGCGCAAGCAGATGCGAGTCGCCCAATTCCGATTGTGAATGGATCAGCGACTATCAACGGGCAAACGTATACAGGTATTGTGAGAAGTGTGATTGTGAGTGAAAACGAAGGGAAATCTCGCTACTATGCGATGAGTTTGAATTATCAAAAAAAGAGAGGTACAGATGATTATTCGTATCGCTTGAACTACACCTTATCATCAAGTAAAAATGACACAGACGGAATCAATTTTAGAGCTTCGGATGGTAATAATTATGCCAACGAATGGGGACCATCTGTAAATGATCGAACGCACAATATTAACGGAATCTACAATTATTATCCGTTCAAAGGGACTACGGTTACTTTTGCTGGATTATTGCAAAGTGGACAACCGATAAACCGCATTCCGCTAGGTTTTGGAACAACTGATTTAAATGGTGATGGCGCCAGTTTTGCAGATGCCTACACCGGGAACAGTGACCGTTTTCCGGGAGAAAGTAGGAATAGCGACCGCTTGCCTTGGAACACTACTTTTGACTTGGGACTACAACATCAATTTGCGGTGGGTGGTGATCGAAAAATAGAAGTGCGAGCTGATATTTTTAATTTACTAAACGCAGAAAATTTAAGTGGGTACAGCAATAACGCTACTCAAAGTAACCAGATTCAAGGTGGTTCAAGTGCTAGTGGTTTGTTTACGCAACGTAATGCTTCACCACCAAGACAGTTTCAGTTTGGGGTACGTTATTTGTTTTAG